In the genome of Flavobacterium panacagri, one region contains:
- a CDS encoding 2-isopropylmalate synthase → MNREKVQIFDTTLRDGEQVPGCKLDTKQKLVIAERLDKMGVDIIEAGFPVSSPGDFLSVSEICKIVENATVCGLTRAVKNDIDVAAAALKHAKKPRIHTGIGTSESHILHKLQTTPEDIIARAKYAVSHAKSYVEDVEFYAEDAGRTDNAFLAKVCEEVIKSGATVLNIPDTTGYCLPEEYGAKIKYLKENVKGIENVILSCHCHNDLGMATANSIAGAINGARQIECTINGIGERAGNTALEEVVMIFKQHPYLNLDTNINTRELNEMSRLVSESMGMIVQPNKAIVGANAFAHSSGIHQDGVIKNRATYEIMDPLEVGVNESSIILTARSGRAALAYRAKKVGYELTKTQLDIVYIEFLKFADIKKEVVDADIHQIIEASKIEGELIRS, encoded by the coding sequence ATGAATAGAGAGAAAGTTCAAATTTTTGACACCACTTTGCGAGATGGTGAACAAGTTCCAGGATGTAAGTTAGATACTAAGCAAAAATTAGTTATCGCAGAACGACTAGACAAAATGGGAGTTGATATCATCGAAGCAGGTTTCCCTGTGTCAAGTCCGGGCGATTTTTTATCGGTCTCTGAGATTTGTAAAATTGTAGAAAATGCAACCGTCTGCGGATTAACAAGAGCCGTAAAAAACGATATTGATGTTGCTGCAGCTGCGTTAAAGCATGCTAAGAAACCTAGAATCCATACTGGAATCGGAACTTCGGAATCTCATATACTCCACAAATTGCAAACTACTCCGGAAGATATTATTGCAAGAGCAAAATATGCAGTATCTCACGCTAAATCTTATGTAGAAGATGTAGAATTCTATGCAGAAGATGCAGGTAGAACAGATAACGCATTTTTAGCTAAAGTTTGTGAAGAAGTTATTAAATCTGGAGCTACAGTATTGAATATTCCTGATACTACAGGGTATTGTCTTCCAGAAGAGTATGGAGCAAAAATAAAATACTTAAAAGAAAACGTAAAAGGAATCGAAAACGTAATCCTTTCATGTCACTGTCATAATGATTTAGGAATGGCAACTGCTAACTCAATTGCAGGAGCTATCAATGGAGCGAGACAAATAGAATGTACTATTAATGGTATTGGTGAAAGAGCTGGAAATACTGCACTTGAAGAAGTAGTAATGATTTTTAAACAGCACCCTTACTTAAATTTAGATACAAATATCAATACAAGAGAATTAAACGAAATGAGTCGTCTAGTTTCTGAAAGTATGGGAATGATTGTACAGCCAAATAAAGCAATCGTTGGTGCTAATGCTTTTGCACACAGTTCTGGAATTCACCAGGATGGTGTTATTAAAAACAGAGCAACTTACGAGATCATGGATCCGCTTGAAGTAGGTGTAAACGAATCCTCAATTATTTTGACTGCAAGAAGCGGAAGAGCTGCTTTGGCTTACAGAGCTAAAAAAGTAGGTTATGAGCTTACAAAAACACAATTAGACATTGTATATATTGAGTTTTTGAAATTCGCAGATATCAAAAAAGAAGTAGTAGATGCTGATATACATCAAATCATCGAAGCTTCTAAAATTGAAGGAGAATTAATTAGAAGCTAA
- the ilvB gene encoding biosynthetic-type acetolactate synthase large subunit, with translation MKISGAEAVIRCLLEEGVDLIYGYPGGAIMPVYDELYKFQDQLHHVLVRHEQGATHAAQGYARATGKVGVAIATSGPGATNLVTGIADAQIDSTPMVCITGQVGRHLLGSDAFQETDIIGISTPVTKWNFQVTEASQIPEIMAKAFYIARSGRPGPVLVDITKNAQFDEFEFSYEKCTGIRSYTPVPKLNLDKVAEAAALINSAKKPLIVFGQGIILGQAEAEFKALVEKSGIPAAWTILGLSALPTDHPLNVGMLGMHGNYAPNLLTNECDVLIAFGMRFDDRVTGNLNTYAKQAKVVHFEIDPAEIDKNVKTEIAVLGDVKESLAALLPLIDAKSHELWHNEFKALKEVEFNSVIKEELNPSNGKGISMGETVEMINKHSKGDAIIVTDVGQHQMFACRYAKFNSTKSNITSGGLGTMGFALPAAIGAKMGKPEREVVAIIGDGGFQMTIQELGTIFQTQVPVKIVILNNEFLGMVRQWQELFFDNRYASTKMINPNFVAIAEGYHIKSKKVTQREDLDEAVAEMLASKDSYFLEVMVEKENNVFPMIPTGACVSEIRLS, from the coding sequence ATGAAAATATCAGGGGCAGAAGCCGTTATAAGATGTTTGTTAGAAGAAGGTGTAGATTTGATTTATGGTTATCCAGGTGGTGCCATAATGCCGGTTTACGATGAATTATATAAATTTCAAGATCAGTTACACCACGTTTTAGTGCGTCACGAACAAGGTGCAACACATGCTGCTCAAGGTTATGCCAGAGCTACAGGAAAAGTAGGGGTGGCGATTGCTACTTCAGGACCAGGAGCAACTAATTTAGTTACAGGTATTGCTGATGCGCAAATCGACTCAACTCCAATGGTTTGTATTACAGGACAAGTTGGAAGACATTTATTAGGTTCTGATGCATTTCAGGAAACGGATATTATCGGAATTTCAACACCAGTAACAAAATGGAATTTCCAAGTAACTGAAGCTTCTCAGATTCCAGAAATTATGGCGAAAGCCTTTTATATTGCTCGTTCTGGCCGTCCAGGTCCAGTATTGGTAGATATTACTAAAAATGCTCAGTTTGATGAGTTTGAATTTAGTTATGAAAAATGTACTGGAATCAGAAGTTATACTCCAGTTCCAAAATTAAATTTAGATAAAGTTGCCGAAGCCGCAGCTTTAATTAACAGTGCTAAAAAACCGCTTATTGTTTTTGGACAGGGAATTATTTTAGGTCAAGCTGAAGCTGAATTCAAAGCTTTGGTTGAAAAATCTGGAATTCCTGCAGCATGGACCATTTTAGGTTTATCTGCTTTACCGACAGATCATCCATTAAATGTTGGTATGCTTGGAATGCATGGGAATTATGCACCAAACTTATTAACTAATGAATGCGATGTTTTAATCGCTTTCGGAATGCGTTTTGACGACCGTGTTACGGGGAATCTTAATACTTATGCAAAACAGGCAAAGGTGGTTCATTTCGAAATTGATCCAGCTGAAATCGATAAAAACGTTAAAACAGAAATCGCTGTTTTAGGTGATGTAAAAGAATCTCTAGCAGCTTTATTGCCATTAATTGATGCTAAGTCACATGAATTATGGCATAATGAATTCAAAGCATTAAAAGAGGTTGAGTTTAATTCTGTTATTAAAGAAGAATTGAATCCATCAAATGGTAAAGGAATTTCGATGGGAGAAACTGTCGAAATGATTAACAAGCACTCAAAAGGTGATGCAATTATTGTTACTGATGTAGGTCAGCATCAAATGTTTGCCTGTCGTTATGCAAAATTCAATTCAACCAAAAGTAATATCACTTCTGGTGGATTAGGAACAATGGGATTTGCTTTACCAGCTGCAATTGGAGCAAAAATGGGTAAACCAGAACGCGAAGTAGTAGCGATTATTGGTGATGGAGGCTTCCAAATGACAATTCAGGAACTGGGTACGATTTTCCAAACTCAGGTTCCAGTGAAGATTGTTATTTTAAATAATGAATTTTTAGGAATGGTACGTCAATGGCAGGAATTGTTCTTTGACAACCGATATGCTTCAACAAAAATGATCAATCCAAATTTTGTTGCGATAGCAGAAGGATACCATATTAAATCTAAAAAAGTAACACAACGTGAAGATTTAGACGAAGCAGTTGCAGAAATGCTCGCTTCAAAAGATTCTTACTTCTTAGAAGTCATGGTAGAAAAGGAAAACAATGTTTTCCCTATGATTCCAACAGGAGCATGTGTTTCAGAAATTAGATTAAGCTAA
- the ilvD gene encoding dihydroxy-acid dehydratase, which produces MELNKYSKTITQDQTQPAAQAMLYGIGLTEEDLKKAQVGIVSMGYDGNTCNMHLNDLAKDVKKGVWDADLVGLIFNTIGVSDGISNGTEGMRYSLVSRDVIADSIETVAGAQWYDGIIAIPGCDKNMPGALIAMGRLNRPSMMVYGGSIHSGKWKGESLNIVSAFEALGKKVKGEITPEDFKGVIQNACPGAGACGGMYTANTMSSAIEALGMSMPYSSSNPALSQEKRDECVAAGAAMRVLLEKDIKPRDIMTRKAFENAITIVAVLGGSTNAVMHLIAMAHSVGITITLDDFQAINDRTPVLADMKPSGKYMMEDIHEVGGIPSVMKYLLKVGLIHGDCLTVTGKTVAENLASTPDLQDGQEVIHEIQKALKPTGNIQVLYGNLASEGAVAKISGKEGEYFEGPAVVFEGEFEVIPGLQAGKIKPGNVVVIRYCGPKGGPGMPEMLKPTSAIIGAGLGSSCALITDGRFSGGSHGFVVGHVTPEAYDGGGIALVKDGDIIAIDAIKNTIDLKISEEEFAARKASWVQPPLKVQRGVLLKYARSVSSASTGCVTDN; this is translated from the coding sequence ATGGAATTAAATAAGTACAGCAAGACCATCACTCAAGATCAAACACAGCCTGCGGCGCAAGCGATGTTGTACGGAATTGGTTTAACTGAAGAAGATTTGAAAAAAGCACAAGTAGGTATTGTGAGTATGGGTTACGATGGTAACACTTGCAACATGCACTTGAACGATTTAGCAAAAGATGTTAAAAAAGGTGTTTGGGATGCAGATCTTGTCGGACTTATTTTTAATACCATTGGAGTTAGTGATGGAATTTCAAACGGAACAGAAGGAATGCGTTATTCTTTAGTTTCTCGTGATGTAATTGCAGATTCTATTGAAACAGTTGCAGGAGCACAATGGTACGATGGTATTATTGCAATTCCTGGTTGTGATAAAAATATGCCTGGAGCATTAATTGCAATGGGTAGATTAAACCGTCCATCAATGATGGTTTATGGAGGATCTATTCATTCAGGTAAGTGGAAAGGAGAATCTTTAAATATCGTTTCTGCTTTTGAAGCTTTAGGAAAAAAAGTTAAAGGCGAAATTACTCCAGAAGATTTTAAAGGTGTTATTCAAAATGCTTGCCCAGGAGCTGGAGCTTGTGGTGGTATGTATACAGCAAACACGATGTCTTCTGCAATTGAAGCATTAGGTATGAGTATGCCATATAGTTCTTCAAATCCTGCTTTAAGTCAGGAAAAAAGAGATGAATGTGTTGCTGCTGGAGCTGCAATGAGAGTTTTATTAGAAAAAGATATCAAGCCAAGAGACATTATGACTCGCAAAGCTTTCGAAAATGCTATTACGATTGTAGCAGTATTAGGAGGTTCTACAAATGCCGTTATGCATTTAATCGCAATGGCTCACTCAGTTGGTATCACAATCACTTTGGATGATTTTCAAGCAATTAATGACAGAACTCCTGTTCTTGCTGATATGAAACCAAGTGGTAAATATATGATGGAAGATATTCATGAAGTGGGAGGTATTCCTTCAGTTATGAAATATTTATTAAAAGTGGGACTTATCCACGGTGACTGTTTGACTGTGACAGGAAAAACAGTTGCTGAAAACTTAGCTTCTACTCCAGATCTACAAGATGGACAAGAAGTAATTCACGAAATTCAAAAAGCATTAAAACCAACAGGGAATATTCAAGTATTATACGGAAACCTTGCTTCTGAAGGAGCTGTTGCAAAAATCAGTGGAAAAGAAGGAGAGTATTTCGAAGGCCCTGCTGTAGTATTTGAAGGTGAGTTTGAAGTAATTCCAGGTCTTCAGGCCGGTAAAATTAAACCAGGTAATGTAGTCGTCATCAGGTATTGCGGACCAAAAGGTGGTCCAGGGATGCCTGAAATGCTGAAGCCTACATCTGCGATTATTGGTGCTGGATTAGGAAGCAGCTGTGCTCTAATTACAGACGGTAGGTTCTCTGGAGGTTCGCATGGCTTTGTCGTAGGACACGTTACACCGGAGGCTTATGATGGTGGTGGTATTGCATTAGTGAAAGATGGGGATATAATCGCTATCGATGCTATAAAAAATACGATTGACCTGAAAATATCTGAAGAAGAATTTGCAGCAAGAAAAGCAAGCTGGGTTCAGCCGCCTTTAAAAGTGCAAAGAGGAGTTTTACTTAAATATGCAAGATCGGTTTCTAGTGCTTCAACTGGCTGTGTAACCGATAATTAA
- the ilvN gene encoding acetolactate synthase small subunit produces the protein MEDKTFTISVYSENNVGLLNRISGIFLKRHINILSLNVSESEIENVSRFIIVVNTTEKWVQNIVGQIEKQIEVIKAFYHTDEETIFLENALFKIASSLLFDEKQIQNIIKESQATIVTVSRDFFVISKSGRRSEIEELYAKFKPYGIMQFVRSGRISVSKQKMEISSLLESFK, from the coding sequence ATGGAAGATAAAACATTTACCATATCGGTATACTCAGAAAATAACGTGGGATTGTTGAACAGAATATCTGGAATATTCTTAAAGCGTCACATTAACATATTAAGTCTAAATGTTTCTGAATCAGAAATTGAGAATGTTTCTAGATTTATCATTGTAGTGAATACTACTGAGAAATGGGTTCAGAATATTGTGGGACAGATTGAAAAACAAATTGAAGTAATAAAAGCATTTTATCATACAGATGAAGAAACTATTTTCTTAGAAAATGCTTTATTTAAAATTGCTTCAAGTTTGTTGTTTGACGAGAAACAAATTCAGAATATCATTAAAGAAAGTCAGGCGACAATTGTAACGGTTTCTCGTGATTTCTTTGTGATTTCAAAATCAGGAAGACGTTCTGAAATTGAAGAACTATATGCAAAATTCAAACCATACGGAATTATGCAGTTTGTACGTTCAGGAAGAATTTCGGTTTCTAAACAAAAAATGGAAATTTCAAGTTTGTTAGAATCGTTCAAATAA
- the leuB gene encoding 3-isopropylmalate dehydrogenase yields MNLKIAVLPGDGIGPEVILQAKKALYAIAEVYNHEFVFEDALMGAVAIDKTGNPLPEQTLNLCLNTDAVLLGAIGDPKYDNNPNAKVRPEQGLLKLRKELGLFANIRPIKPYKALIEASPLKREIIEGADFTIFRELTGGAYFGAKTLNEEGTHASDLCEYTEEEITRITHLAFKSAQKRRKKLTMVDKANVLETSRLWRKVVQKVSEEYSDVKLDFLFVDNAAMQLILNPKQFDVILTENLFGDILSDEASVITGSIGLLPSVSLGEKNALFEPIHGSYPQAKGKNIANPIASILAAALLLEHFGLTKEANVIYKAVEKAIEYKVVTVDLKPDSKFGTNEVGEFVSNFIFSKDDLLYFNNDNVSIGQSTIV; encoded by the coding sequence ATGAATTTGAAAATTGCAGTTTTGCCGGGAGACGGAATTGGACCTGAGGTTATTTTACAAGCAAAAAAAGCTTTATATGCTATTGCTGAAGTTTACAATCATGAATTTGTTTTTGAAGATGCACTCATGGGAGCAGTTGCAATTGATAAAACAGGAAACCCATTGCCAGAACAGACACTTAATCTGTGTTTAAATACAGATGCAGTTTTGCTTGGCGCTATTGGTGATCCAAAATATGATAACAATCCAAATGCCAAGGTTCGTCCGGAGCAAGGATTATTAAAGCTTCGTAAAGAATTGGGGCTGTTTGCTAACATTCGTCCAATTAAACCTTACAAAGCGTTAATTGAAGCTTCTCCTTTAAAAAGAGAAATTATCGAGGGAGCTGATTTTACAATTTTCAGAGAATTAACAGGTGGTGCTTATTTTGGTGCAAAAACACTGAATGAAGAAGGAACACACGCCTCAGATTTATGTGAATATACAGAAGAAGAAATTACTAGAATTACACATTTGGCTTTTAAATCGGCACAAAAACGACGTAAGAAGCTGACAATGGTCGATAAAGCAAATGTTTTGGAAACTTCAAGATTGTGGAGAAAAGTAGTTCAGAAAGTGAGCGAAGAGTACTCGGATGTTAAACTTGATTTCTTATTTGTTGACAATGCAGCAATGCAGTTGATTTTGAATCCGAAACAGTTTGATGTGATTTTGACTGAAAATTTGTTCGGAGATATTTTATCTGATGAAGCTAGTGTAATTACAGGATCTATTGGTTTATTGCCATCAGTATCTTTAGGAGAAAAAAATGCTTTGTTTGAACCAATTCACGGATCATATCCGCAGGCAAAAGGAAAAAATATCGCCAATCCGATTGCTTCTATTTTGGCTGCAGCACTTTTGTTAGAGCATTTTGGATTAACTAAAGAGGCTAATGTAATCTACAAAGCGGTAGAAAAGGCAATTGAATACAAGGTAGTTACAGTTGATTTAAAACCAGACTCTAAATTCGGTACAAACGAAGTTGGGGAGTTTGTTTCTAATTTTATATTCAGTAAAGATGATTTACTGTATTTTAATAATGACAATGTTAGTATTGGACAATCTACAATTGTTTAA
- a CDS encoding penicillin-binding transpeptidase domain-containing protein: protein MIRKLFVVLISTILISCISNTKKTNDVLLEKKDSVVVRQDFKKYFDSCGVTGSIVIYDNVKHKWILSDTVDTNVQTLPASTFKIANLLIALETKTISSENDVVKWVGTTDTVKYGYRPEIYHDMTIKEAFEVSAGWVFIELAKKIGRKNYEKYLKLCRYGNVNLSQKDSDFWNFGDFAISPVNQIEFVKKLYEEKLLFSKRNMQIVKNVMLSETGSGYKVYSKTGWTREKGFNIGWWVGYIEKENGTYFFATRILQNRNSNLSDFGSCRKDITKKVFKELKIKSF, encoded by the coding sequence ATGATTCGCAAATTATTTGTAGTATTAATAAGCACAATTTTAATTTCTTGTATCTCAAATACAAAAAAGACAAATGATGTTTTACTAGAGAAGAAAGATTCAGTTGTTGTTCGTCAGGATTTTAAAAAATATTTTGACTCTTGTGGAGTTACAGGTTCAATTGTTATTTATGATAATGTAAAGCATAAATGGATTTTGTCTGATACCGTTGATACGAATGTTCAGACATTGCCAGCTTCTACTTTTAAAATTGCGAATCTTCTCATTGCGCTTGAAACAAAAACAATCAGCAGTGAAAATGATGTCGTAAAATGGGTAGGAACAACAGATACTGTGAAATACGGTTACAGGCCTGAAATTTACCATGATATGACAATAAAAGAAGCTTTTGAAGTTTCCGCTGGCTGGGTATTTATAGAATTGGCGAAGAAAATTGGGAGAAAAAATTACGAAAAGTACCTAAAGTTATGTCGATACGGAAATGTTAATCTTTCTCAAAAAGATAGCGACTTTTGGAACTTTGGTGATTTTGCCATTTCGCCTGTCAATCAGATTGAATTTGTAAAAAAGTTATATGAGGAAAAGTTACTTTTTTCAAAGAGAAATATGCAGATTGTAAAAAATGTAATGCTAAGTGAAACAGGTTCTGGTTATAAAGTTTATTCCAAAACCGGATGGACTCGCGAAAAGGGCTTTAATATTGGCTGGTGGGTAGGTTATATTGAAAAAGAAAATGGAACTTATTTCTTCGCTACCAGAATTTTGCAAAATCGAAACAGTAATCTATCTGATTTCGGAAGTTGTCGAAAGGATATTACCAAAAAAGTGTTTAAGGAATTGAAAATTAAGAGTTTTTAA
- a CDS encoding M1 family metallopeptidase: MKKYFGGVVFAFLVGFSANAQGLLNKSETVFTHQDTLRGSITKERAWWDLKYYHLNVKVNPSEKSISGSNTVRYTVLTENNRMQIDLQQPMNITKVTQNGKELKFERDGNAFFITLNEKQKVGDTKEIIISYSGKPKEAVKAPWDGGFSWKKDKNGKDFIATSCQGLGASVWWPCKDHMYDEVENMLISVNVPGDLTEVSNGRLQSVKKEKDGTKTFNWYVSNPINNYGVNINIGDYVNFSEVFKGEKGNLDCNYYVLRDNLALAKEHFKDAPKMLKAFESWFGPYPFYEDSYKLVEVPYLGMEHQSSVTYGNQYKQGYLGKDLSGTGWGLKFDFIIIHESGHEWFANNITYKDIADMWIHESFTNYSESLFLEYYYGKEAGAEYVIGCRQNIENDKPIIGHYDVNNEGSGDMYPKGANMLHTIRQIINDDAKWKSILRGLNKTFYHQTVTSKQIQDYINEQSGINFNRVYAQYLTTTKIPVFEYMFKNGTLGYHWTNCVSKFDMPVKVKINGVETVLKPTTEWQSVKTDNEDRKLEVDKNFYVTTSNIIE; encoded by the coding sequence ATGAAAAAATACTTTGGTGGCGTAGTTTTCGCCTTTTTGGTTGGTTTTAGTGCCAATGCTCAGGGACTTTTGAATAAGTCAGAAACGGTTTTTACACATCAGGACACTTTGCGCGGAAGCATTACAAAAGAAAGAGCTTGGTGGGATTTAAAATATTATCATTTGAATGTAAAAGTAAATCCTTCTGAAAAATCAATTTCCGGTTCTAATACAGTTCGTTATACTGTTTTAACAGAAAATAACAGAATGCAGATTGATTTGCAACAACCAATGAACATTACAAAAGTAACTCAGAACGGAAAAGAGCTAAAGTTTGAAAGAGACGGTAATGCTTTCTTCATTACTTTGAATGAAAAACAGAAAGTGGGCGACACTAAAGAAATTATAATTTCATATAGTGGAAAACCAAAAGAAGCGGTTAAGGCACCATGGGATGGGGGATTTTCTTGGAAAAAAGATAAAAATGGAAAAGATTTTATCGCAACATCTTGTCAGGGTTTAGGCGCAAGTGTTTGGTGGCCGTGCAAGGATCATATGTATGATGAAGTAGAAAACATGTTAATCAGTGTGAATGTTCCCGGAGATTTGACAGAAGTTTCAAATGGAAGATTGCAAAGTGTAAAAAAGGAAAAAGACGGAACTAAAACCTTCAATTGGTATGTTTCAAACCCAATTAATAATTATGGCGTAAATATCAACATTGGAGATTATGTGAATTTCTCTGAAGTATTTAAGGGAGAAAAAGGCAACTTGGATTGTAATTATTATGTATTGAGAGATAATTTAGCTTTAGCTAAAGAACATTTTAAAGATGCTCCAAAGATGCTGAAAGCTTTTGAAAGTTGGTTTGGGCCATATCCGTTTTATGAAGACAGTTATAAATTGGTGGAAGTACCTTATTTAGGTATGGAACACCAAAGTTCTGTTACTTACGGAAATCAGTATAAACAAGGTTACCTAGGAAAAGATTTAAGTGGAACCGGTTGGGGATTGAAATTTGATTTTATAATTATTCATGAGTCTGGTCACGAATGGTTTGCTAACAATATCACGTACAAAGATATTGCTGATATGTGGATTCATGAGAGTTTCACTAATTATTCTGAAAGCCTTTTTCTGGAATATTATTACGGAAAAGAAGCCGGAGCTGAATATGTTATAGGATGTAGACAAAATATCGAAAATGACAAGCCAATTATTGGTCATTATGATGTAAATAATGAAGGATCTGGAGATATGTATCCAAAAGGAGCCAATATGTTGCATACAATACGTCAGATAATTAATGATGATGCAAAATGGAAATCGATCTTAAGAGGTTTAAATAAAACTTTTTACCATCAAACCGTTACTTCAAAACAGATTCAGGATTATATCAATGAACAATCAGGAATTAACTTCAACAGAGTTTATGCACAATATTTGACAACAACCAAAATTCCTGTTTTTGAATATATGTTTAAAAACGGAACTTTAGGTTACCACTGGACAAACTGCGTTTCTAAGTTTGATATGCCTGTAAAAGTTAAAATTAACGGAGTTGAAACTGTACTGAAACCAACTACAGAATGGCAGTCTGTCAAAACAGATAATGAAGACAGAAAATTGGAAGTAGATAAAAACTTCTATGTAACAACTTCTAATATCATAGAATAG
- the ilvC gene encoding ketol-acid reductoisomerase, which translates to MANYFNTLPLRLQLEQLGVCEFMEQSEFADGIAALAGKKVVIVGCGAQGLNQGLNMRDSGLDISYALRADAIAEKRASFKNASENGFTVGTYEELIPTADLVCNLTPDKQHTAVVTAIMPLMKKDSTLAYSHGFNIVEEGMQIRKDITVIMCAPKCPGSEVREEYKRGFGVPTLIAVHPENDPNGFGLDQAKAYAVATGGHRAGVLRSSFVAEVKSDLMGEQTILCGLLQTGSILCFDKMIEKGIDAAYASKLIQYGWETITEALKHGGITNMMDRLNNPSKIEAYELAEELKDIMRPLFQKHQDDIISGEFSRTMMIDWANDDVNLLKWRAATGETNFEKTAPQEAPISEQEYFDNGVLMIAMVKAGVELAFETMTEAGIIEESAYYESLHELPLIANTIARKKLFEMNRVISDTAEYGCYLFDHACKPLLTEFMKKVETNIIGKPFSTSNGVDNAVLIAVNREIRQHPIEEVGAWLRESMTAMKKIG; encoded by the coding sequence ATGGCAAATTATTTCAATACATTACCACTTAGATTACAATTAGAACAATTAGGGGTTTGCGAATTTATGGAGCAATCAGAATTTGCAGACGGAATTGCAGCATTAGCTGGAAAAAAAGTTGTAATTGTGGGTTGTGGAGCACAAGGTTTGAATCAAGGATTAAACATGAGAGATTCTGGTTTAGATATTTCTTATGCATTACGTGCAGATGCAATTGCTGAAAAAAGAGCTTCTTTTAAAAATGCTTCTGAAAATGGTTTCACTGTAGGAACTTACGAAGAATTGATTCCAACTGCAGACTTAGTTTGTAATCTTACACCAGACAAACAGCATACAGCTGTGGTAACTGCTATTATGCCATTAATGAAAAAAGATTCTACTTTGGCTTATTCTCACGGATTCAACATTGTAGAAGAAGGAATGCAGATTCGTAAAGACATCACTGTAATTATGTGTGCGCCTAAATGTCCAGGTTCTGAGGTACGTGAAGAATACAAAAGAGGTTTTGGAGTTCCAACTCTTATTGCTGTTCACCCAGAAAATGATCCAAACGGATTTGGTTTAGACCAGGCAAAAGCTTACGCAGTAGCAACTGGAGGGCACAGAGCAGGAGTTTTAAGATCATCTTTCGTAGCTGAAGTAAAATCAGATTTAATGGGAGAGCAGACTATTCTTTGTGGTCTACTTCAAACAGGATCTATCTTATGTTTCGATAAAATGATTGAAAAAGGAATCGATGCTGCTTATGCTTCAAAATTAATTCAGTACGGATGGGAAACTATCACTGAAGCTTTGAAACACGGAGGTATTACAAACATGATGGATCGTTTAAATAATCCTTCAAAGATTGAGGCTTATGAATTAGCTGAAGAATTAAAAGATATCATGCGTCCATTATTCCAAAAACACCAAGACGATATCATTTCTGGAGAGTTCTCTAGAACTATGATGATTGACTGGGCTAATGACGATGTTAACTTATTAAAATGGAGAGCTGCAACAGGAGAAACTAACTTCGAAAAAACAGCTCCACAAGAAGCTCCAATTTCTGAACAAGAATATTTTGATAATGGAGTATTGATGATTGCTATGGTAAAAGCTGGTGTTGAATTAGCTTTCGAAACTATGACAGAAGCTGGTATCATCGAAGAATCTGCTTACTATGAGTCATTACACGAATTACCATTAATTGCAAATACAATTGCGAGAAAGAAATTGTTCGAAATGAACCGTGTAATTTCTGATACTGCAGAATACGGATGTTATTTATTTGATCATGCATGTAAGCCATTATTGACTGAATTCATGAAAAAAGTAGAAACTAACATCATAGGAAAACCATTTTCAACTTCAAATGGAGTAGATAATGCTGTTTTAATTGCTGTAAATAGAGAAATTCGTCAGCATCCTATTGAAGAAGTAGGAGCGTGGTTGAGAGAATCTATGACTGCGATGAAAAAAATTGGATAA